A genomic window from Nicotiana sylvestris chromosome 11, ASM39365v2, whole genome shotgun sequence includes:
- the LOC138880843 gene encoding uncharacterized protein → MHIDKVEQVEKQGCKLFFDGVANIKGVGIWVVLISEIGHPYPITAQLRFYYTNNMAEYEACILGLRHIPRIHIEVADAFATLASMLHHSDKANVDPLHIQVRDQHAYYNMVEKELDSEPWFHDIREYIRMGVYPVQFTDDQKRTIWHLANGFFLSGGILYKRTPDLGLLRCIDAKQATTIMAEVHSGVHRDLIYSPPSELHTMSAPWPFVAWGMDVIGPIEHPASNSHRFILVAIDYFTKWVEAKTFKSVTKKAVVDFVHSNIICRFGVPKVIITDNGANLNSHLMKKVCQRFNITHRYSTPYRLKANGAVEADNKNIKKILRKMVQGSRQWHEKLSFALLGYHTTIRTSVGATPYLLVYSTEAVIPMKVKISSLQIVAEAKIDDDD, encoded by the exons atgcatattgacaaGGTGGAGCAGGTTGAAAAACAAGGTTgtaaacttttctttgatggagtcgCTAACATAAAAGGTGTTGGAATATGGGTTGTgctcatttctgaaatagggcatcccTACCCTATTACAGCCCAGCTTCGTTTCTattataccaacaacatggctgagtatgaggcatgcattttgggattGAG gcatattccaaggattcatattgaggtcgctgatgctttcgctaccttggcgtcaatgcTGCACCATTCGGACAAAGCTAATGtcgaccctttgcatattcaagttcgtgatcagcatgcctattatAATATGGTTGAGAAAGAACTTGATagtgaaccgtggttccatgatatcagggaatacatcaggatgggggtatatccggtacaattCACAgatgatcaaaagagaacaatttggCATTTGGCTAAtggatttttcttgagcgggggaattttgtacaaaagaactccagatcttgggctattgaggtgcatagatgctaaacaagccacgactatcatggCAGAAGTGCATTCCGgg GTACACAGAGACTTGATTTATTCTCCGCcatctgagttgcatacaatgtctgcaccatggccctttgttgcttggggcatggatgttattggaccaattgagcacCCGGCATCAAAtagtcacaggttcattctggtggccatcgattatttcactaagtgggttgaagctaagactttcaaatctgtgaccaagaaggcagtggtcgactttgttcattcaaatatcatttgtcgattcGGAGTCCCAAAAGTGattatcacagataatggtgctaatcttaatagtcatttgatgaaaaaAGTATGTCAACGGTTTAATATTACGCATCGATATTCCACCCCTTATCGCctcaaggcgaatggagcagtcgaggcagacaacaagaacataaaaaagatacttcggaaaatggtgcaaggttccaggcaatggcatgaaaagttgtcctTTGCTTTgctgggttatcacactactattcgcacttcagtaggtgcaactccttatttgttggtatatagcactgaagcagtaatacccatGAAAGTTAAAATTTCATCCCTTCAGATTGTTGCTGAAGccaaaattgatgatgatgactag